The Drosophila simulans strain w501 chromosome 3R, Prin_Dsim_3.1, whole genome shotgun sequence genome contains the following window.
TGTGCCCTCAATAAAATTGTTCTATTGCTTTCCAACTCAATTTAGTGACTGTTTCGGTAATTTTCAAACTTCACTTGAAACACTAGCAATAATATTTTGGCCGGCAACATGAAagtaaaattataattaatatatccATCATTAAGCTCCCGCTGACGCTGCAGTGACTTTTCCCGCTGGTTTTTCCTCTGTTCTTTATTTTCCTTACTGGCAGTCCACTGGTGTCGCGAACaggcagtgccacgcccccctgcAGTGTTAATAAAATGCGTGAAATTTCCATAGCCAGCTTGGGGGCGTTTATGCATCAGATGTGTTATGAATTTCAATGCAGAGCCAGGAAAAAATATAGACCGAGTTCGAACTGAAAAATTGcactaaaaagaaaaaacataaaacagcGAGTAACTGTGGCTTACTGGCACTGAGTGCGTTTCtgggttttccttttgttgtgGAGTGAAAGTCGTTCTCTACTTTTCGGGGGCAAGCGAAGTCCTTTACGCTGTCGCTGACATTTCACATTACGTAAAcgtatttatgcaaatgtgctGCGAGTCCTGTTTGCTACGTGTTTGAGTCCTGCCACTCCTTTCTCCGTGCTCCTTGCTCCTTACTCCTCTATCGCCTTCTTTCGCTGAGCTTCGGGTTGAGCTCGGTTTGGTCGGTTTTTTGTCGATGCGCCatatttgcatgcattttaaatgactCGGATATCAATTTTGACATATCACTTGACAGCTTAAAAAggtttatgtatttatacaaaCGAACTCGCCAACCTGACAGACCGCTATTTGGCTCTCGCTCTTGTACATGAGTGCGGGAATTTTATCATAATAAAAAAGGcggattttaaatttattgcttCATTAAAACTTAATACCCAACGGCATGAGTGTGCGTATTCGTTTTATTCATGTATCAGGTGAAATATTCAGGAACCGACTTACTTTTTGTTCCTCGTTTTTTGTTACTTTCTCGCCGGTTAAACAGTGTTTTGGGTTCTGTGTTTCAAGGCACctttaaaacatttgaaagtcatccagcataagtggcaatattttattgttagcGCCAgcgttttggccatttgtttaGGTGTTGCAAAATTAATACatatgttatttaaattttttgttgcccggcaaatatattgaataaaattgcCCCCAAAATGTGCATGTAAAATGCATGTTACGCATTCatgttattaaaatgtaaacaattttagCCCAAAAAATGTGAATGCCAGCCAGAATTCGTTGATTTGGCCTGCATTATTAATGCTTTAAAGGAGCCACTTTAAAGTGGCATAGAATTCAAGTTGTTGGCTAAGGGCAAAGTTAATCATAATGCTAGACTGGCGACGGGGATGGTGCGGTCAATCCATTAGTTTCGCCCACAAACTCAAGTCGGGAAGTCAgagtaaataattaaatttgctgcGTAAATAAAACTTGGAGGGGCcgccaaaatggccaaaaatgtaCGAGCCAGAAGCTCGAGGAACGAGCCACTTGAACAGCTTGTCTACAATGTCAAAGGCAGGCCATCGGCCTTCTCTCATCCGACCTTCTCTACTCACTCTTAGCCCACTCCCCCATTCACCCCCTTTTGGCTGTCAGTTACTCCGATTGTGGAGCTGCTTTCATTTGGCATTCAGTGAAATTGCTTTTATTAGCGTATAAATCAACAGTGCAAAAATTGTAGCATACTATCCGGCATGCCGgcgtttaaattaaatttatgcgcCATTTCGACTTGTTTACAAGTTGTTTGGCCAGAACACCAGGGCCGAAGACAATAGCTGGCTAGAAAATGGAGAAACAAGAGGCAATCGTCGTGTGCCGATTCACACTTGAAAAGTGCATGAAAGGACGAGCTTAACGACTGTTCCAACGACCGAGGGTCCCGATACTCGCGCCGTTGCCCATTATTATGCCCcgaacataataataaaactataaattaaattaactcaTAAAAATTCCGTGTGCATAAGAAGGCAAAGAccctgccaccaccaccgtcGAGCGTCCGAAAGCCGAATAATAACTTCGTTTTTGTTGCAGTCCGCCCAAGAAACCAAAGTGGGTGGCCATTGGGGGCGgccatctatctatctgtctATCCGGGGCGATGTCAGTCTCAGGCTGCTGCGTTGTCCAAAAACTGCCCGCCAGAGACTGTTCGCCACTCTGTTCCCTCAACCTGCCCTCTGACCTCTTccgcactgaaagaaataatgCATATCATGTGTAAGGgaagtatatttataaataaattgcagcctttcttcaatatttttagtgatttgttattcaaaaagtgaaataattaGACCAGAGATTAATATCTTAGTCTGATACTAACATTCTGGTATAATTATTCCACACTTCCAAACAATTCTGTTCAAATTTCAGGATATATAATTTGCCAACAACTTTTTTGGTCAGTGATGTCTAACATTTTTCCACTTGCCCATTCTGCACTCGGTCTTGCTCGCATTTTATGGGGCATACATATAGGCGCTTTGGCTTGTAAGTAGCATGTAAGTCGGATGATTTAAATTCTTGTGAGCACACCGAAAGCGAACGATGCTGGTGGATGCCTTTTCGGTGCGATATATAAAGCGTCAGCGCgcatatttgatttgatttcattgcCAGAACTGAGACTGGAACTGCCCAGTAGGCCATTCCATTGAAGAGGACGCGACGTgcctgtaaatatttattaatgctGGGGAAGTTACCATTCGGTTCGGATTCGCAGCATTCAATGCGATGATGATTCTTCAGCggctttgatttttattgagcTGAGTTTGAAAATGATTGTGTGTGGTAGCCGGCCAACGagattttatttcaaattttaatcaTCTCAATGGGGTAGCAAACaatggaaattgattttactTCCATCTATTGTTTATGTTcgcttttgatttgaaaatggtCTTATTTACTGTGAAACAGTTTTGGAAATCAAATGGGCAGTAATTTTATCAATACTTATCTGGTAATTTCTCATTAAAATTACGATAATTTTCATTACATAACTTAGGCTTTAGCTACTTTAAGCTCTTCTGAATCCTTTTCTTAGTTGGGCTTTCAGACAATGCTTTCTCCagattttcaataattaaatacttaatacGATTTCTCAAATGAAGTTGTATCAATTCATATTGCCTTCGCTTGAAGACTTTCTTCGACTTGGCAACGCGTTTCTTGATCCGAATGATTTTCACATGTTTCTTCGGTCTATCCTTGCTAATAAAGCCGATTTCGCGCCATGGATTGTTCATTGCTTAATAGGCTTAAAACTTGAATTTTGTAACAATGCCAGAACTAAATTCAATATTGATTGCTAAATCAAAACCGAATGTAATAAACTTCAGTTAGGGCCCAAACAAAGCGCCCGgtccaacaataacaacaatgaaCGCATTCAGCTGCGGAGCAAGAGGCTGTGATGATGACGTTTAAAGCAATTACAAGGGAAACCAAGCCAAAGTCCACGCCCACTGCCGCGCCCGCCGAACAACAATGtgcatacaaatgcaaattgcgccCTGGCatacgttgcgtatacgtaacgccAAATGCCAGCGGCAAGAGAgcgccaacaacaatgcaTTTTCGCATTGCGTGAACAAAATAGTTTTGTGTTGCGGTTGTTTTTAGTGGCTCCGCGGGTGCAAGCGGGCTTTCTGTGGGCGGTTAACGGGCATGGCAAGCCAGCGGGTGGGCGTGACAGGCGTTGGACAAGGACTACAAGGACTACATCTACAACAAGTGCAATGGCAATTACTGGGCGTGTAGCACCAGCAGTCGTAAGGCAGGAGCTCAAAGCCAGAGACCGAGGGGAAAAAGCCAGCTAGagttgcaatttcttttcGCGAGCTTAACAAATGCATAACCAACTAAGAAGTGCAAGCAGGTAGCTGTGAAATACTTAGGAATCAACGAAAATGACAGTTCTCTAACTGACTGTTGATTAGTATTTAAAAAGTAACTAAAATTCATATGTATAAGAGTATCAATAGAGTGTATTTttagtaataaatattaaggtgaattttcttattttattataatcttTTTAGTTTGCTTTTGTGGTATCGTAGCTAGAACTTTTCTTTAtcgtttatttcttttcattcgAAGGACCTCACATAAGTTGTACAATAGCGCAGAGAACTCATAACCCATGCATTAATACCCTATCCTAAGCTGAGCCCGAGGCATTGTTGAGTTTTGTTTGGTTGATTGCTGGCTGCTCGGATCGTGGGTGGTGTTCTGTGTGCACAGAGTGCATAGCCGTTTCGCGTGCTGAGCATTTAGTGACACATTTTAGTGGTTGCCGCCGGCAAATTGCAGGTGCAAATCGAAAGATGTTGTCGCCAGGCCAACGGGTCGCGCATAAATGGCGAGTGGCCCACAGCCAAAATCTCAACCACCAACTGGGTTTGCGTTCACCCACTCACAGCCACGCATCAAATCATGGCAAGGCAAACCAAAATTGACTTGAACAAAATGGGGGATAAAAAAGAGCACTGCTAGAAATGTTGTAACATTATAACTTAAATATGTGGTGGAAAAGGAATATTTTATGcgcatatttatatatagatatatatgtaaataatttcCCACGTTGTCTTTAGAGCTAATATCGGATATGGCAGATATTTCAGACTTTTCCCCCAGTGAACTTTTAGGGCCCATACCCACCCTCAGTCGTGTATAAATAAAGCTCACAAAATAGTAGAAACTGGCTTGGGTGAACCGTAAAGAAGGGCGAGGGCTGTGGTCGAGGTCAAGTTCGGAATCCATTTGTGTGcatttcagtttcggtttaaATCAAGAGCGGGACTCGGGACTCCGGACAATCATTCAGGCTGACAGGATGTGCGCTTCACTGCGCTGATTGTGAGTCGAGGAAGGCTAACGAAATGCGAATGCCCATGCACAGAAGCTAATATATTGTGCAGGATCAGGGATCCTGGCATCTTAAAGCTACTTTATCCATTGCTCCAACCCTGCTTCCCCCGCCAACCGTTGTCACTCGAGGCCACtttgctaattgaatttatgccGACGCCACTTGACAACTTCCTGCAACAAGCGAAAGAGGACACCTTGCCACACGTCTGGCAACAGTTGGCAACGTgttaatttaacaaaaattacaattgCAAGGCAGCGAGGCATCCTCCGCTGGTTTTCAGCCTGCCCGCCTCCATTTTTATCCTTCATCTTGCCATTTTGCTCATTAAGCATATGGCAACAAGGtgtaaatatgtttgccaCCGCTCCGTCAGgctgtaatatttttttcccccatttcgcACAAAAAGCACAGCCAAGCGAGCAGACATTTTCGCTACTGCCCCCACCACAGCCATCCCACTTTCCCACCCACTTTTAGACCAGCGACAAGCCTTTCTGCGTGTCCTTGTAGTCGACTGTCGTCTAGGCTGCTTGCCATGACAATTTAAATGCCTGTTGTCTGCGCACATCCTGTGCAAAAAAAGGGTGGGATGGCAGGTGGGGGTGGTAAGTAATAGCCGCTTCTAGCTGCGGTTCCTTTAGAATCATTTTCCCTCTTATCAAGGGTAGCAAATTGGTTGTATGCGACCATCTAGATGTCTGAAAAATATAACCATATGTGCATCAAATAAGGAAGATCCAAAGTAGTTTAAAAATCCATCTATCTTCTATTTCAGAAGatatcttttaaaaataataaatttctgCAGTAAGCCAGTATAAATCAGTGtactttattttcaaaacaCTTCTTTGCTGTTTATGTCATACGCACATATGGGAAAAATCCCATTTAAACGAGTCAACATCTAGTCGAGTCTCTTACATCGCTTATAATTGTTaataaacaagttttttttatgttgtatTTACACTTTAATGAATTGCATGTAATTACAAATGTATGCGTTGTTGCCGTCGCGGCTTTTGTAGTCTTCGTTGGGTGTTTCCTTCTTAAATTTATGAGGAAGTGGAATAGGT
Protein-coding sequences here:
- the LOC27208253 gene encoding uncharacterized protein LOC27208253; protein product: MNNPWREIGFISKDRPKKHVKIIRIKKRVAKSKKVFKRRQYELIQLHLRNRIKYLIIENLEKALSESPTKKRIQKSLK